A genomic stretch from Schistosoma haematobium chromosome 4, whole genome shotgun sequence includes:
- the NDUFS8_1 gene encoding NADH dehydrogenase Fe-S protein subunit 8 ndufs8, variant 2 (EggNog:ENOG410V9TR~COG:C) — protein sequence MGLYNHMTKAVICGELMTLFIRRCVFNLSPLVEVSAAQLHLGHYNSKYKLVVDPHKEDTIKSGFENVTRWLIVADILRGLRLTLGMVFKEPATLNYPFEKGPLSPRFRERCIACKLCEAICPAQAITIEAEPRADGSRRTTRYDIDMTKCIYCGFCQEACPVDAIVEGPNFEYSTETHEELLYNKEKLLQNGDRWEVEISENLKADYVYR from the exons ATGGGTTTATACAACCACATGACAAAG GCGGTTATTTGTGGAGAACTAATGACCTTGTTTATACGGAGATGTGTTTTCAATCTTTCTCCCCTAGTTGAGGTTTCAGCTGCACAACTGCATTTGGGACACTACAATTCAAAATATAAACTAGTTGTTGATCCTCATAAAGAGGATACTATTAAAAGTGGTTTTGAGAATGTGACGAGATGGCTTATAGTAGCAGATATATTGAGAG GTCTACGGTTAACCCTTGGTATGGTGTTTAAGGAGCCTGCAACTTTAAACTACCCTTTCGAGAAGGGTCCTCTCAGTCCAAGATTTCGTG AACGGTGTATCGCTTGCAAACTTTGCGAAGCTATATGTCCAGCTCAAGCAATCACTATTGAGGCTGAGCCAAGAGCTGATGGGAGTAGAAGGACAACTAGATATGATATTGATATGACCAAGTGCATCTACTGCGGATTTTGCCAGGAAGCGTGTCCAGTAGACGCCATCGTAGAG GGACCGAACTTCGAATATTCTACTGAAACACATGAAGAATTACtgtataataaagaaaaattgcTGCAAAATGGTGATAGATGGGAAGTCGAAATCTCAGAAAACCTAAAAGCAGATTATGTGTATCGATGA
- the NDUFS8_1 gene encoding NADH dehydrogenase Fe-S protein subunit 8 ndufs8 (EggNog:ENOG410V9TR~COG:C): MGLYNHMTKAVICGELMTLFIRRCVFNLSPLVEVSAAQLHLGHYNSKYKLVVDPHKEDTIKSGFENVTRWLIVADILRGLRLTLGMVFKEPATLNYPFEKGPLSPRFRGEHALRRYPSGEERCIACKLCEAICPAQAITIEAEPRADGSRRTTRYDIDMTKCIYCGFCQEACPVDAIVEGPNFEYSTETHEELLYNKEKLLQNGDRWEVEISENLKADYVYR; the protein is encoded by the exons ATGGGTTTATACAACCACATGACAAAG GCGGTTATTTGTGGAGAACTAATGACCTTGTTTATACGGAGATGTGTTTTCAATCTTTCTCCCCTAGTTGAGGTTTCAGCTGCACAACTGCATTTGGGACACTACAATTCAAAATATAAACTAGTTGTTGATCCTCATAAAGAGGATACTATTAAAAGTGGTTTTGAGAATGTGACGAGATGGCTTATAGTAGCAGATATATTGAGAG GTCTACGGTTAACCCTTGGTATGGTGTTTAAGGAGCCTGCAACTTTAAACTACCCTTTCGAGAAGGGTCCTCTCAGTCCAAGATTTCGTGGTGAGCATGCTTTACGTAGGTACCCTAGTGGTGAAGAACGGTGTATCGCTTGCAAACTTTGCGAAGCTATATGTCCAGCTCAAGCAATCACTATTGAGGCTGAGCCAAGAGCTGATGGGAGTAGAAGGACAACTAGATATGATATTGATATGACCAAGTGCATCTACTGCGGATTTTGCCAGGAAGCGTGTCCAGTAGACGCCATCGTAGAG GGACCGAACTTCGAATATTCTACTGAAACACATGAAGAATTACtgtataataaagaaaaattgcTGCAAAATGGTGATAGATGGGAAGTCGAAATCTCAGAAAACCTAAAAGCAGATTATGTGTATCGATGA
- the NDUFS8_1 gene encoding NADH dehydrogenase Fe-S protein subunit 8 ndufs8, variant 3 (EggNog:ENOG410V9TR~COG:C), which yields MTLFIRRCVFNLSPLVEVSAAQLHLGHYNSKYKLVVDPHKEDTIKSGFENVTRWLIVADILRERCIACKLCEAICPAQAITIEAEPRADGSRRTTRYDIDMTKCIYCGFCQEACPVDAIVEGPNFEYSTETHEELLYNKEKLLQNGDRWEVEISENLKADYVYR from the exons ATGACCTTGTTTATACGGAGATGTGTTTTCAATCTTTCTCCCCTAGTTGAGGTTTCAGCTGCACAACTGCATTTGGGACACTACAATTCAAAATATAAACTAGTTGTTGATCCTCATAAAGAGGATACTATTAAAAGTGGTTTTGAGAATGTGACGAGATGGCTTATAGTAGCAGATATATTGAGAG AACGGTGTATCGCTTGCAAACTTTGCGAAGCTATATGTCCAGCTCAAGCAATCACTATTGAGGCTGAGCCAAGAGCTGATGGGAGTAGAAGGACAACTAGATATGATATTGATATGACCAAGTGCATCTACTGCGGATTTTGCCAGGAAGCGTGTCCAGTAGACGCCATCGTAGAG GGACCGAACTTCGAATATTCTACTGAAACACATGAAGAATTACtgtataataaagaaaaattgcTGCAAAATGGTGATAGATGGGAAGTCGAAATCTCAGAAAACCTAAAAGCAGATTATGTGTATCGATGA
- the NDUFS8_1 gene encoding NADH dehydrogenase Fe-S protein subunit 8 ndufs8, variant 4 (EggNog:ENOG410V9TR~COG:C), which yields MTLFIRRCVFNLSPLVEVSAAQLHLGHYNSKYKLVVDPHKEDTIKSGFENVTRWLIVADILRGLRLTLGMVFKEPATLNYPFEKGPLSPRFRGEHALRRYPSGEERCIACKLCEAICPAQAITIEAEPRADGSRRTTRYDIDMTKCIYCGFCQEACPVDAIVEGPNFEYSTETHEELLYNKEKLLQNGDRWEVEISENLKADYVYR from the exons ATGACCTTGTTTATACGGAGATGTGTTTTCAATCTTTCTCCCCTAGTTGAGGTTTCAGCTGCACAACTGCATTTGGGACACTACAATTCAAAATATAAACTAGTTGTTGATCCTCATAAAGAGGATACTATTAAAAGTGGTTTTGAGAATGTGACGAGATGGCTTATAGTAGCAGATATATTGAGAG GTCTACGGTTAACCCTTGGTATGGTGTTTAAGGAGCCTGCAACTTTAAACTACCCTTTCGAGAAGGGTCCTCTCAGTCCAAGATTTCGTGGTGAGCATGCTTTACGTAGGTACCCTAGTGGTGAAGAACGGTGTATCGCTTGCAAACTTTGCGAAGCTATATGTCCAGCTCAAGCAATCACTATTGAGGCTGAGCCAAGAGCTGATGGGAGTAGAAGGACAACTAGATATGATATTGATATGACCAAGTGCATCTACTGCGGATTTTGCCAGGAAGCGTGTCCAGTAGACGCCATCGTAGAG GGACCGAACTTCGAATATTCTACTGAAACACATGAAGAATTACtgtataataaagaaaaattgcTGCAAAATGGTGATAGATGGGAAGTCGAAATCTCAGAAAACCTAAAAGCAGATTATGTGTATCGATGA
- the NDUFS8_1 gene encoding NADH dehydrogenase Fe-S protein subunit 8 ndufs8, variant 5 (EggNog:ENOG410V9TR~COG:C), whose amino-acid sequence MTLFIRRCVFNLSPLVEVSAAQLHLGHYNSKYKLVVDPHKEDTIKSGFENVTRWLIVADILRGLRLTLGMVFKEPATLNYPFEKGPLSPRFRERCIACKLCEAICPAQAITIEAEPRADGSRRTTRYDIDMTKCIYCGFCQEACPVDAIVEGPNFEYSTETHEELLYNKEKLLQNGDRWEVEISENLKADYVYR is encoded by the exons ATGACCTTGTTTATACGGAGATGTGTTTTCAATCTTTCTCCCCTAGTTGAGGTTTCAGCTGCACAACTGCATTTGGGACACTACAATTCAAAATATAAACTAGTTGTTGATCCTCATAAAGAGGATACTATTAAAAGTGGTTTTGAGAATGTGACGAGATGGCTTATAGTAGCAGATATATTGAGAG GTCTACGGTTAACCCTTGGTATGGTGTTTAAGGAGCCTGCAACTTTAAACTACCCTTTCGAGAAGGGTCCTCTCAGTCCAAGATTTCGTG AACGGTGTATCGCTTGCAAACTTTGCGAAGCTATATGTCCAGCTCAAGCAATCACTATTGAGGCTGAGCCAAGAGCTGATGGGAGTAGAAGGACAACTAGATATGATATTGATATGACCAAGTGCATCTACTGCGGATTTTGCCAGGAAGCGTGTCCAGTAGACGCCATCGTAGAG GGACCGAACTTCGAATATTCTACTGAAACACATGAAGAATTACtgtataataaagaaaaattgcTGCAAAATGGTGATAGATGGGAAGTCGAAATCTCAGAAAACCTAAAAGCAGATTATGTGTATCGATGA